One Pseudorasbora parva isolate DD20220531a chromosome 4, ASM2467924v1, whole genome shotgun sequence genomic region harbors:
- the LOC137073817 gene encoding uncharacterized protein, with product MSSNTNCKEVSLEVYVNGELYCIDSVWVPDEENVQVDFMVTDGIYELLGCSPGDLTAQLQVDSDECLSVSRAALEGEDLHIDIDMMKRPACICTTPEDSPTESTTEWMARKMSGFIQTLFWRAPAPEPEPEVNLVTVRWPEEGPENEENCPKRVMKKISSFFLKCFPVSSAEPLCDPETEPDMDLVEPKESCVPDANVPETEPVSVEGQDVNFSGDMDSEKMKKMSAFFQKYFPVDPSEPTFVPETEPVSAEDQKVDGSDGMKASPQMNGPGESTTEWMARKMSGFFPMLFWIDTAVPEPTPEPEVNLVSVGWAGNKKNSPKRESTKVKKMSAFLKKYFPLDPSEPLCVPDASVPETEPVSSGGPEVNVSDGMDASPEKEMKLSAFLKKYFPLDPSEPPCVPDASVPESKPVSAEVREVNVSDGVDASPEKVKKMSAFFKKYFPLDPAEPPCVPDASVPETKPVSSGGPQVNVSDDMDASPEKEMKLSAFLKKYFPLDPAEPLCVPETKPELDLFDSDDLRLPGPSSSVPKPSKQEQSPEEHCLLLEKRMKGCTQRHRPVTAVWNNIFIGNEEIAKDRMRLKELGITHVLNVAAVKTKLRVLLGVPWEKDLREAVNTGASYYKGMNISYCGLPASQGSDISEYLYKAAKFIQKAKKSTENKVFIHCTDGVSYAPTFFLAYLMIHHNMTVEDAIDNLIKVRYIKPDTEFLKQLAVLNRDLEQGKQQLKDTQAGSQNEVLKKKKSNTK from the exons ATGTCTTCAAACACAAACTGCAAAGAGGTGTCTCTGGAGGTGTATGTGAACGGCGAGCTGTACTGCATTGACAGTGTCTGGGTCCCGGATGAGGAGAATGTGCAGGTGGACTTTATGGTCACCGACGGCATCTACGAGCTTCTCGGGTGCTCACCGGGCGACCTAACCGCACAGCTGCAGGTGGACTCGGATGAGTGCCTGTCAGTCAGTCGCGCCGCTTTAGAGGGCGAGGATCTGCATATCGACATCGATATGATGAAGCGCCCAGCCTGTATCTGTACAACCCCTGAGGACAGCCCGACAG AAAGTACCACGGAGTGGATGGCGAGAAAAATGAGTGGATTCATCCAAACACTTTTTTGGAGGGCTCCGGCTCCTGAACCTGAACCTGAAGTGAATCTGGTGACTGTCCGCTGGCCAGAAGAAGGGCCAGAGAACGAAGAGAACTGCCCAAAAAGAG TGATGAAGAAAATAAGTTCCTTCTTCCTAAAGTGTTTTCCGGTCAGTTCGGCTGAGCCTTTGTGTGATCCTGAGACGGAACCTGACATGGATCTGGTCGAACCCAAGGAATCGTGTGTCCCAGATGCAAACGTTCCTGAGACTGAACCTGTGTCTGTAGAAGGTCAGGATGTTAACTTCAGTGGTGATATGGATTCtgaaaaaatgaagaaaatgagtgctttcttccaaaaatattttccAGTGGATCCGTCTGAGCCCACATTTGTCCCGGAGACTGAACCTGTGTCTGCAGAAGATCAGAAGGTGGATGGCAGTGATGGCATGAAGGCTTCTCCTCAAATGAACGGCCCAGGAG aAAGTACCACAGAGTGGATGGCCAGAAAAATGAGTGGATTCTTCCCAATGCTGTTTTGGATTGATACGGCTGTTCCAGAGCCAACTCCTGAACCTGAAGTGAATCTGGTTAGCGTCGGCTGGGCAGGGAACAAAAAGAACAGCCCAAAAAGAG aaAGTACTAAAGTGAAGAAAATGAGTGCTTTCTTGAAGAAGTATTTCCCGTTGGATCCGTCTGAGCCCCTGTGTGTCCCAGATGCAAGCGTTCCTGAGACTGAACCTGTGTCTTCAGGCGGTCCGGAGGTTAACGTCAGTGATGGCATGGATGCTTCTCCTGAAAAAGAAATGAAATTGAGTGCTTTCTTGAAAAAGTATTTCCCGTTGGATCCGTCTGAGCCCCCGTGTGTCCCAGATGCAAGCGTTCCTGAGAGTAAACCTGTGTCTGCAGAAGTTCGGGAGGTTAACGTCAGTGATGGTGTGGATGCTTCTCCCGAAAAAGTGAAGAAAATGAGTGCTTTCTTCAAAAAGTATTTCCCGTTGGATCCGGCTGAGCCCCCGTGTGTCCCAGATGCAAGCGTTCCTGAGACTAAACCTGTGTCTTCAGGCGGTCCACAGGTTAACGTCAGTGATGATATGGATGCTTCTCCTGAAAAAGAAATGAAATTGAGTGCTTTCTTGAAAAAGTATTTCCCGTTGGATCCGGCTGAGCCCCTGTGTGTCCCAGAGACCAAACCTGAATTGGATCTGTTTGATTCAGATGACTTGCGTCTCCCAGGTCCAAGCAGTTCTGTGCCAAAACCTTCTAAGCAGGAACAATCTCCAGAAGAGCACTGTTTACTCTTAGAGAAGCGAATGAAGGGCTGCACACAGCGTCATAGACCTGTCACTGCGGTCTGGAACAACATCTTCATTGGAAATGA AGAGATAGCAAAAGACCGAATGAGACTGAAGGAGCTGGGTATTACTCACGTCCTGAATGTGGCTGCAGTGAAGACCAAACTGAGGGTGTTGTTGGGAGTGCCATGGGAGAAAGACCTGAGAGAAGCAGTTAATACAGGGGCGAGTTATTACAAAGGAATGAACATCTCTTATTGTGGCTTGCCTGCATCGCAAGGTTCAGACATCAGTGAATACCTCTACAAAGCTGCCAAATTCATCCAGAAGGCCAAGAAAAGCACAGAAA ATAAGGTGTTCATTCACTGCACAGACGGTGTCAGCTACGCCCCTACATTTTTTCTGGCGTACCTCATGATCCACCATAACATGACTGTGGAGGATGCCATTGATAATCTCATCAAGGTGAGATACATCAAGCCTGACACAGAGTTCCTGAAGCAGCTGGCAGTCCTCAATCGGGATCTTGAGCAAGGAAAACAACAGCTAAAGGACACACAAGCAGGCAGCCAAAATGAAgtcctgaagaagaaaaaatccaATACAAAGTAA
- the LOC137074177 gene encoding 2-oxoglutarate receptor 1-like: protein MASNLYYGTSNNSSDNCTNVDDLVKRFFLPYTYGALFIVGVVGNITALLVYVLKVRPWKSSTIIMVNLVITDLLFMVSLPFLTYYYVLNDSWTLGDVMCRFTRFIYHFNLYGSILFLTCLAIFRYVAIVHPLRMNHIKQKRWGVLACILVWAVTLAELSPIFNLFDLVEMNNKTYCLDFASSKTFITWPYSWALTVLGYLLPLVVVCLCYWRIIKELKKGPHMGSTKRVKARRLIVLILTCFVVCFLPFHVLRALRIYTKLTPETNCMLDRCAHAAYIISRPIAVLNIIFNLPLYTLSGDFKKAFMDLFKCGQLMSKTKGIIKVAVINKPTSNITYEQSS, encoded by the coding sequence ATGGCGAGCAACCTTTACTACGGCACAAGTAACAACTCGAGTGACAACTGCACCAATGTGGACGATCTCGTCAAGCGCTTCTTCCTGCCCTACACATACGGTGCGCTCTTCATCGTGGGAGTTGTGGGTAACATCACCGCTCTGCTGGTCTACGTGCTCAAAGTTCGTCCCTGGAAGAGCAGCACCATCATCATGGTGAACCTCGTCATCACTGACCTTCTCTTCATGGTCAGCTTACCCTTCTTGACCTACTACTACGTCCTCAACGACTCGTGGACGCTGGGGGACGTCATGTGCCGCTTTACGCGCTTCATCTACCACTTCAACCTGTACGGCAGCATCCTCTTCCTCACCTGTCTGGCCATCTTCCGGTACGTGGCGATCGTGCATCCGTTGCGCATGAACCACATCAAGCAGAAGCGATGGGGTGTGTTGGCTTGCATCTTGGTCTGGGCCGTGACGTTGGCTGAGTTAAGTCCAATTTTTAACCTCTTTGACCTGGTTGAAATGAACAACAAGACATACTGCTTGGACTTTGCAAGCAGCAAGACCTTTATTACCTGGCCGTATAGTTGGGCATTGACCGTACTGGGATATTTGCTTCCTTTGGTCGTGGTCTGTCTTTGCTATTGGCGCATCATTAAAGAACTAAAGAAGGGTCCTCATATGGGGAGCACGAAACGGGTTAAAGCGAGGCGTCTCATCGTGTTGATATTGACGTGCTTCGTGGTTTGTTTTCTTCCCTTTCACGTGTTACGAGCTCTGAGAATATACACGAAACTCACTCCAGAAACCAACTGCATGCTGGACCGCTGCGCTCACGCCGCCTACATTATCTCGAGGCCGATCGCTGTACTcaacatcattttcaacttGCCGCTCTACACGTTGTCTGGGGACTTTAAGAAGGCCTTCATGGATCTGTTCAAATGTGGTCAGCTCATGTCGAAGACTAAGGGGATCATTAAAGTGGCTGTGATCAACAAACCCACGAGCAACATCACATATGAGCAAAGCAGCTGA